A genomic segment from Thermostichus lividus PCC 6715 encodes:
- a CDS encoding inorganic diphosphatase, protein MSLDLSRIPAQPKPGVINVLVEIAGGSRNKYEFDKDMNAFALDRVLYSAVNYPYDYGFVPNTLADDGDPLDGLVMMDEPTFPGCVIAARPIGMLEMIDSGDRDEKILCVPAADPRYAEVKSLKDVAPHRLEEIAEFFRTYKNLQKKITEILGWQDVDAVQPLVEKCIKAYKG, encoded by the coding sequence ATGAGTTTAGACCTCAGCCGTATTCCTGCCCAGCCCAAGCCGGGAGTGATCAATGTTTTAGTGGAAATTGCCGGTGGCAGCCGCAACAAATACGAGTTTGACAAAGACATGAATGCCTTTGCCCTCGATCGCGTCCTTTACTCAGCGGTGAACTATCCCTACGACTATGGCTTTGTCCCCAATACCCTCGCCGATGATGGGGATCCCCTCGATGGCTTGGTAATGATGGATGAGCCAACCTTTCCGGGCTGTGTGATCGCGGCACGTCCCATTGGTATGTTGGAAATGATTGACAGTGGCGATCGCGACGAAAAGATTCTCTGCGTGCCTGCTGCAGATCCCCGCTATGCCGAGGTCAAATCCCTCAAAGATGTGGCACCGCACCGCCTAGAGGAAATTGCTGAATTCTTCCGCACCTACAAAAACCTGCAAAAGAAAATTACCGAAATCCTTGGCTGGCAGGATGTGGATGCCGTGCAGCCCTTAGTGGAAAAATGCATTAAGGCTTATAAGGGCTAG
- a CDS encoding aspartate aminotransferase, producing MGLDWIAPADRLGTLPPYVFARLDELKLQARQQGLDLIDLGMGNPDGAAPRPVIEAAIAAFEEPSYHGYPPFEGTAVFRQAITRWYDRRYNVSLDADGEALPLLGSKEGLTHLALAYVNPGDVVLVPSPAYPAHFRGPAIAGANIYPLILKAEKQWLIDVSEIPTDVARQAKVLYFNYPSNPTAATAPRAFFEEIVAFAREYHILLVHDLCYAELAFDGYQPTSLLEIDGAKEIGVEFHTLSKTYNMAGWRVGFVVGNRHIIQGLRTLKTNLDYGVFSVLQKAAEVALSLPDSYLTAVCDRYRQRRDFLIRGLAELGWQIPPTKATMYLWVPTPPGLGSTDFALKLLQETGVVVTPGNAFGEGGEGYVRISLIANCDRLGEALQRMAQANIRFSSLAP from the coding sequence ATGGGTCTAGATTGGATTGCGCCCGCCGATCGCCTCGGAACATTACCCCCTTACGTCTTTGCGCGTCTTGACGAGCTAAAGTTACAAGCCCGCCAGCAAGGTCTGGATCTCATTGATTTGGGGATGGGCAACCCCGATGGTGCGGCACCCCGCCCAGTGATTGAGGCGGCGATCGCTGCCTTTGAGGAACCCAGCTATCATGGCTACCCGCCCTTCGAGGGAACAGCGGTATTCCGGCAAGCGATTACCCGCTGGTATGACCGTCGCTACAATGTCTCCCTCGATGCCGATGGCGAAGCCCTGCCGCTGTTGGGGTCTAAGGAGGGACTGACTCACCTCGCCTTGGCCTACGTGAACCCAGGCGATGTGGTTCTGGTTCCCAGCCCCGCCTATCCGGCTCATTTTCGCGGGCCGGCGATCGCCGGTGCCAATATCTATCCTCTTATCCTTAAGGCTGAGAAACAGTGGCTTATTGACGTGAGCGAGATTCCCACAGATGTGGCTCGCCAAGCCAAGGTGCTGTACTTTAACTACCCGAGTAACCCCACCGCCGCTACTGCTCCTCGCGCATTTTTTGAAGAGATCGTAGCCTTTGCGCGGGAGTACCACATTCTCTTGGTTCATGACCTGTGCTATGCCGAGCTGGCTTTTGATGGCTATCAGCCCACGAGCCTGCTAGAAATTGACGGCGCCAAGGAGATTGGAGTGGAGTTTCACACCCTTTCGAAAACCTACAATATGGCGGGCTGGCGGGTTGGCTTTGTAGTGGGCAACCGCCATATTATCCAAGGGCTGCGCACCCTGAAAACAAATTTAGACTATGGGGTTTTTTCGGTGCTGCAAAAGGCTGCCGAAGTTGCCCTGAGCTTGCCGGATAGTTATTTGACCGCGGTGTGCGATCGCTACCGCCAGCGACGGGATTTTTTAATTCGCGGCTTGGCAGAACTTGGCTGGCAGATTCCGCCCACAAAAGCCACGATGTACTTGTGGGTGCCGACTCCTCCGGGGCTTGGCTCGACGGACTTTGCCCTGAAGCTCCTTCAGGAAACTGGCGTGGTTGTGACTCCGGGCAATGCCTTTGGCGAGGGGGGTGAGGGCTACGTGCGCATTAGCTTAATTGCCAACTGCGATCGCCTAGGGGAAGCGTTGCAGCGGATGGCTCAAGCTAACATCCGCTTTTCGAGTTTGGCCCCCTAA